From Pedobacter aquae:
AAGACTTGGAAGTAGTTAAATTGGATTTGAATGACGAACCGGGAGAAAGTCCTCCTTTTAGTTATCGTATTGACAATTTGGGCTTAAAAACATGTATCATAAAGGTTAAAAAAATTGCCTGCAAAGCATTAAAAGGAAGAGGAGTAAATTCAGGTTTGAGATTAATTTATGCTCACTTTCCTGAAGAACAAAAAATTACCTTTATTGAATTGTACCATAAGAATGACAAGGAAAATGAAGACAAAAAAAGAATAACAGATAATTTCAAATAGGTAAATAATGGCAAAAAGGTAAAAATCAATATGTTGTGCCAACCAAAGATGATTTGGGCGTAAAAGGTCAAAGAAACAAGAAGTTTGACTGTAAAAACCAACACTAAAGTAGATGCTTTGAAAATTGGAAAAAAGATTGCAAAAAATCAACAATCTGAATTAACCATTCTGGGTAAAGATGGTAAAATTCAAAATAAAAATAGTTAAGGAAATGACCCATTTCCGCCAAGGATAATAAACATTAAGCTATATACAATTAGCTTTTCATATTTCCATCTCTTTTTGTTTTATAATACCTTCTATATTTATTATGTTTGTTTAACCTTTTCTACAGCAATCTATATCATCAAGAAAATTTATTAACACAAGTCCACGTATAGCCCACCTATACCCCACCTTTTATCCACGTTTTATCCATACTTCCTTCGGTACTTCTCCAAGACTTCTTCGTAACACCTTCGGAAAAATGGGGCTATTTCCCGAACAAGTCTCGAACATGGTACGGAGAAGGTTTAAAGCGGAAGGCTTGTCTTGTCCTGAAAAAACTTTACTTTATTTGGTTAATACTGTTCTGGCTTTACACTGTTTTTTTTATTCCTGCCATCACTTTACATGTTTTACAATCATCAT
This genomic window contains:
- a CDS encoding DUF2188 domain-containing protein: MTVKTNTKVDALKIGKKIAKNQQSELTILGKDGKIQNKNS